Proteins found in one Thalassomonas actiniarum genomic segment:
- a CDS encoding TonB-dependent receptor plug domain-containing protein, with protein sequence MSTKFRAGTLALAVGFALGTMPAYAAESDAAAKEKDVEKIVVVGSRAAPRSVADSPVPVDLIGGDELAKSGSTDMLDMLVGAIPSFNVRAQPISDAATLIRPVNLRGLSSDSTLILLNGKRRHRASVIAFQGGGVNDGAQGPDISVIPSVALKQVEVLRDGAAAQYGSDAIAGVMNFVLKDDADGGSISVKHGEYYEGDGAATIVDGNLGLPFTDDGFVNLSFQLKNADATSRSVQRPDAQGLSDAGNTSINDPAQVWGNPEIEDDITLFANVGLDLGNDNEFYMFGNYSERDATGGFYYRNPHNRGNVYSVDDGATLLVGDLDGVGTGVECPTVDITTGNVLGQDNYALIADPNTAVGQNCFAVNEMYPGGYTPSFAGNIVDTALTIGTKGEISGGFLDEAYYDLSGSVGRNASTFFLNNTINPSLGPESPMSFETGKYIQLEKTFNFDISKGVEVGLEEPMNVAAGLEWREESFEIVAGEEASWKAGDLADQGFSIGSHGFKGFGPESAGENVRRNVAAYVDVETYFSDAFMMGAAVRYEDFTSFGDTLNYKLTGQFSVNDELSLRASHSTGFRAPTVGQANVVNTQTSIVEGDLIQTFLAPPTDPLSSFYGGKELDPEESVSYAFGGVYSDGALFVTLDYYNIEVTDRIAQSSQIDVDPNDYDALRAAGVQNPELISAVTYFANDFDTTTQGVDLVANYGMELFNGDTQLSLAYNWNKTEVDKFNPETTNEGKVRRLEEGMPEHRATFTIAQSWDSVSMFVRTNYFGEYYATHADDTSVWGSETASSAVTVDAEVSYFFSDSITLSAGANNLFDQEAEELKRGDDPAYGVLGAKFYESGPFDYNGGYYYVKATYNF encoded by the coding sequence ATGTCTACTAAATTTCGTGCCGGTACGTTAGCCCTAGCAGTGGGTTTTGCGTTAGGTACAATGCCAGCCTACGCTGCCGAATCCGATGCTGCAGCAAAAGAAAAAGACGTTGAGAAAATAGTGGTGGTTGGTTCTAGGGCCGCGCCACGCTCTGTTGCCGATTCTCCGGTGCCTGTTGATCTGATCGGCGGTGACGAATTGGCTAAATCCGGCTCTACCGATATGCTTGATATGCTGGTGGGAGCGATTCCTTCTTTTAACGTGCGCGCCCAGCCTATCAGTGATGCTGCTACCTTGATTCGTCCGGTAAACCTGCGTGGTTTATCATCAGACAGTACCTTGATCTTATTAAACGGTAAACGCCGCCACCGCGCCTCGGTTATTGCTTTCCAGGGGGGCGGGGTTAACGATGGTGCCCAGGGGCCTGATATTTCCGTTATTCCAAGTGTTGCTTTAAAGCAGGTGGAAGTATTACGTGACGGTGCTGCGGCCCAGTACGGTTCAGATGCCATTGCCGGTGTGATGAACTTTGTCTTAAAAGATGACGCCGACGGCGGCTCTATCTCGGTCAAACATGGTGAATATTATGAAGGCGACGGCGCCGCAACGATAGTTGACGGTAACCTGGGTTTGCCTTTCACCGACGACGGCTTTGTTAATTTAAGTTTTCAGTTGAAAAATGCCGATGCGACCAGCCGCAGTGTGCAAAGACCTGATGCCCAGGGATTGAGCGACGCAGGTAACACTTCGATAAATGATCCGGCGCAAGTCTGGGGTAATCCGGAAATTGAAGATGACATTACCCTTTTTGCTAATGTCGGCCTGGACTTAGGCAATGATAATGAGTTTTACATGTTTGGTAACTACTCCGAACGTGATGCTACCGGCGGTTTCTACTACCGTAACCCGCATAACCGCGGTAATGTTTACTCGGTTGATGACGGTGCTACCCTATTAGTGGGGGATTTAGACGGCGTCGGTACAGGTGTTGAGTGTCCAACGGTTGATATTACTACAGGTAATGTTTTAGGCCAGGATAACTATGCATTGATTGCCGATCCAAATACCGCTGTAGGGCAGAACTGTTTTGCGGTAAATGAAATGTATCCGGGCGGTTATACTCCTTCATTTGCCGGTAATATCGTAGATACTGCATTAACTATCGGCACCAAAGGGGAAATCAGTGGTGGTTTCCTTGACGAAGCCTACTATGACTTGAGCGGCTCGGTTGGCCGAAATGCTTCTACCTTCTTCCTGAACAACACCATTAACCCGTCATTAGGGCCGGAAAGTCCGATGTCATTTGAAACGGGTAAATATATCCAGTTAGAGAAAACCTTTAACTTTGATATCTCTAAAGGGGTAGAAGTTGGTCTGGAAGAGCCGATGAATGTTGCTGCCGGTCTGGAATGGCGTGAAGAAAGCTTTGAAATCGTTGCCGGTGAAGAAGCCTCCTGGAAAGCGGGTGACTTGGCGGATCAGGGCTTTAGCATTGGCTCACATGGTTTTAAAGGGTTCGGCCCTGAATCAGCCGGTGAAAATGTTCGCCGTAATGTTGCCGCTTATGTGGATGTAGAAACCTACTTTAGCGATGCCTTTATGATGGGGGCCGCGGTACGTTATGAGGACTTCACCTCTTTCGGCGATACCCTTAACTATAAGCTAACGGGACAATTCTCTGTTAACGATGAACTCTCTTTACGTGCTTCACACAGTACTGGTTTCAGGGCGCCGACCGTAGGTCAGGCCAATGTGGTTAATACCCAAACCTCTATTGTTGAAGGCGATCTAATTCAGACCTTCCTGGCGCCACCGACTGATCCCTTATCTTCTTTCTACGGCGGTAAAGAGCTGGATCCGGAAGAATCAGTCAGCTACGCCTTTGGTGGGGTTTATTCTGACGGTGCTCTATTTGTAACTTTGGATTATTACAACATTGAAGTCACCGACCGTATTGCCCAGTCGAGCCAGATAGACGTAGATCCTAATGATTACGATGCTCTTAGGGCGGCAGGTGTACAGAATCCTGAATTGATTTCAGCGGTAACTTATTTTGCCAATGACTTTGATACCACTACTCAAGGGGTTGATTTAGTTGCTAACTACGGTATGGAGTTATTTAACGGTGATACCCAGCTTAGCCTGGCATATAACTGGAATAAAACCGAGGTAGATAAATTTAACCCTGAAACCACTAACGAGGGTAAAGTACGCCGCTTAGAAGAAGGTATGCCTGAGCACAGAGCCACCTTTACCATAGCCCAGAGCTGGGATTCGGTCAGCATGTTTGTACGTACCAATTATTTTGGTGAGTATTATGCTACCCATGCCGATGATACTTCTGTGTGGGGTTCTGAAACTGCGTCATCAGCGGTAACCGTTGATGCCGAAGTGAGCTACTTCTTCAGTGACAGCATTACCTTGTCGGCAGGCGCCAATAACCTGTTCGACCAGGAAGCCGAAGAATTAAAACGTGGTGATGACCCTGCTTACGGCGTTTTAGGCGCTAAGTTTTACGAAAGTGGTCCGTTTGATTACAACGGCGGTTACTATTACGTGAAAGCTACTTATAACTTTTAA
- a CDS encoding general secretion pathway protein GspB yields MSYILEALKKEQTSQGQTPTLHTTPVPVAIETRSASIGWGVLLTLAIFAALLAGYWLGQNNQQGQVLASNQQGVIQAPGQAGTSIAVDGTGQADQTLKPVSSEPMAETAKSPAAMSAPTVNSSSEKIAAENYFEHPPVKQETEKASEPQIVVSAEKPKLPDDFKVAAQEGVSDDMLARFQSAFDETGSSALEENSDDEGTDPDTLLNSADSGVTPLGNMPLWVQQGIPDLQFELHIFASDGEGWIRVNGEDKYQGDRVAEDLVLTQILPQQVILNYRGESFSLPALSNWSSAGG; encoded by the coding sequence ATGTCATATATATTAGAAGCACTTAAAAAAGAACAAACCAGTCAGGGACAGACACCGACATTGCACACTACTCCGGTGCCGGTAGCTATTGAAACCCGCTCTGCCTCCATCGGCTGGGGAGTGTTACTGACCCTGGCGATTTTTGCCGCTTTGTTGGCCGGTTACTGGTTGGGGCAAAATAATCAGCAAGGCCAGGTCTTGGCCTCTAATCAGCAGGGGGTGATCCAGGCTCCCGGGCAAGCTGGCACGAGTATAGCCGTTGACGGCACGGGACAGGCCGATCAGACTTTAAAACCTGTCTCAAGTGAGCCTATGGCTGAAACTGCCAAAAGCCCGGCAGCAATGTCAGCGCCTACAGTTAACAGCAGCAGTGAAAAAATCGCCGCTGAAAATTATTTTGAACACCCTCCCGTTAAGCAGGAAACGGAAAAAGCTAGCGAGCCACAAATTGTGGTCAGTGCAGAAAAGCCAAAGTTACCTGATGATTTCAAAGTGGCCGCTCAAGAGGGGGTTTCTGATGATATGTTGGCCAGGTTCCAGTCCGCTTTTGATGAAACCGGTAGCAGTGCCCTTGAAGAAAACAGTGATGATGAAGGTACTGATCCCGATACCTTATTAAATAGTGCCGATTCCGGTGTAACACCTTTAGGAAATATGCCGCTTTGGGTACAACAGGGCATACCTGATCTGCAGTTTGAACTGCATATTTTTGCCAGCGATGGTGAAGGTTGGATCCGGGTGAACGGTGAAGACAAGTACCAGGGAGATCGTGTCGCTGAAGACCTGGTTTTGACGCAAATTTTGCCGCAACAGGTGATCTTAAATTATCGCGGTGAAAGTTTCAGTTTGCCCGCCTTATCTAATTGGTCTTCTGCCGGGGGATAA
- the leuC gene encoding 3-isopropylmalate dehydratase large subunit: MATTLYEKLWQRHLVEEKAGETPLLYVDRHLIHEVTSPQAFANLKFHNRPVRKPQRTIATMDHNISTRSIAIDAAGEGAANQLRTLEKNCKEFGIELFGMGHKNQGIVHVMGPELGLTLPGTIIVCGDSHTATHGAFGALAFGIGTSEVEHVLATQTLRQTKAKTMKIEVKGQVGVGISAKDIILAIIGKTGSAGATGYVVEYCGEAITALSMEERMTVCNMSIEFGAKAGLIAPDETTFAYLKDREYAPQGELWQQAVNDWQTLKSDSDAKYDAVVTLEAKDIKAQVTWGTTPGQVTAIDATVPSPDDFADPVEKESCVKALAYMGLTAGTKITDIDINKVFIGSCTNSRIEDLRAAAAVAKGKKVSPKVDAIVVPGSYRVKEQAEAEGLAQIFIDAGFEWRLPGCSMCLGMNDDKLAEGDRCASTSNRNFEGRQGRGSRTHLVSPEVAAAAAIAGHFVDLNS, translated from the coding sequence ATGGCAACCACCTTATACGAGAAGTTGTGGCAACGTCACCTGGTTGAAGAAAAAGCCGGTGAAACCCCGTTATTATATGTCGACCGCCACCTTATTCACGAAGTGACTTCGCCGCAGGCGTTTGCAAATTTAAAATTCCATAACCGCCCGGTACGCAAACCCCAACGTACTATCGCCACTATGGATCACAATATTTCCACCCGCTCTATCGCCATAGATGCTGCGGGTGAAGGGGCTGCCAATCAGCTGCGCACCCTGGAGAAAAACTGTAAAGAATTTGGCATCGAACTGTTTGGTATGGGTCATAAAAACCAGGGCATAGTCCATGTGATGGGGCCTGAGCTGGGCCTGACCCTGCCGGGCACCATTATCGTATGCGGCGACTCCCATACCGCCACCCATGGCGCATTCGGCGCTCTGGCCTTTGGTATCGGCACCTCGGAAGTCGAGCATGTGCTGGCCACGCAAACCTTGCGTCAAACCAAGGCCAAAACCATGAAAATTGAGGTTAAGGGTCAGGTCGGTGTCGGCATCAGCGCCAAAGATATTATCCTGGCGATCATCGGCAAAACCGGCAGCGCCGGGGCCACAGGTTATGTGGTGGAATACTGCGGCGAAGCCATTACTGCGCTGAGCATGGAAGAGCGCATGACGGTCTGTAACATGAGCATAGAATTTGGCGCTAAGGCAGGTTTAATTGCCCCGGATGAAACTACCTTTGCCTACCTGAAAGACAGGGAATACGCCCCTCAAGGTGAACTATGGCAGCAGGCGGTCAATGACTGGCAAACCCTGAAATCCGATAGCGATGCAAAATATGATGCCGTGGTCACTCTAGAAGCCAAAGACATCAAGGCCCAGGTAACCTGGGGCACCACACCGGGCCAGGTAACGGCGATTGACGCCACTGTGCCTTCTCCCGATGATTTTGCAGATCCGGTTGAAAAAGAGTCCTGCGTAAAAGCCCTGGCTTATATGGGCTTAACCGCAGGCACCAAGATCACCGATATCGATATCAACAAGGTCTTTATCGGCTCCTGTACCAACTCGCGCATCGAAGACTTACGCGCCGCTGCCGCCGTGGCTAAAGGCAAAAAAGTTTCTCCCAAGGTAGATGCTATCGTGGTACCCGGCTCCTACCGGGTAAAAGAGCAGGCCGAAGCCGAAGGCCTGGCGCAAATATTTATCGACGCCGGTTTTGAATGGCGCCTGCCCGGCTGCTCCATGTGTTTAGGCATGAACGACGATAAACTGGCGGAAGGCGACAGATGTGCTTCCACCAGTAACCGCAACTTTGAAGGCCGTCAGGGGCGCGGCAGCCGCACCCACCTGGTGAGCCCGGAAGTTGCCGCCGCGGCAGCCATTGCCGGACATTTTGTCGACTTAAACAGCTAA
- a CDS encoding multifunctional CCA addition/repair protein, giving the protein MSVSVADKPADNNISSTLDTYLVGGAVRDQLLGREVTERDYLVVGATPQQMLELGFMPVGKDFPVFLHPKTKEEYALARTERKQGQGYTGFVCYADSDVTIEEDLKRRDLTVNAMAMSDSGEIIDPYNGQQDLNNKVLRHVSDAFVEDPLRVLRVARFAARYHQYGFSVAPQTLALMAEISASGELQQLTAERVWKEMQRSLDEENPEVFFLVLRQCGALKELFPELDILWGIPNPERWHPEICTGLHTMMVLAQAVKLSNKTSVRFASLCHDLGKGLTEEETLPSHPGHETSGLPLVEAVCQRFKIPNDCKRLALKVCEFHLMCHKAFEFGEHTILKLFNQLDTWRKPDEFEDFLLSCEADYKGRLGFEEKSYPQAAYLRAAAKAASAINAKAFVEQGLKGLEIKKAIDAARLTAIGEVKVKLTHTAPAHP; this is encoded by the coding sequence ATGTCTGTCTCTGTTGCCGATAAACCTGCTGACAATAATATCTCTTCCACGCTTGATACCTATCTGGTGGGGGGCGCCGTCAGGGATCAGCTACTGGGCCGGGAAGTCACCGAGCGGGATTATTTAGTGGTCGGGGCAACCCCCCAGCAGATGCTTGAGCTCGGTTTTATGCCCGTAGGCAAAGACTTTCCGGTATTTCTGCATCCAAAAACCAAAGAAGAATATGCCCTGGCCAGAACCGAACGAAAACAGGGGCAAGGTTACACCGGCTTTGTCTGTTATGCCGACAGCGACGTCACCATAGAAGAAGATCTTAAACGCCGGGATCTGACAGTTAATGCCATGGCAATGTCAGACAGCGGCGAAATCATAGACCCCTATAACGGCCAGCAAGATCTGAATAACAAAGTGTTACGACATGTGTCCGATGCCTTTGTTGAAGATCCCCTGCGGGTCTTGCGGGTTGCCCGTTTTGCCGCCCGTTATCACCAATATGGCTTTAGCGTTGCCCCACAAACACTCGCGTTAATGGCAGAAATCTCCGCCAGCGGCGAACTGCAGCAATTAACGGCAGAAAGAGTCTGGAAAGAGATGCAGCGCAGCCTGGACGAAGAGAATCCCGAAGTGTTCTTTTTGGTATTACGCCAGTGCGGCGCCCTGAAAGAACTCTTCCCCGAGTTGGATATCCTCTGGGGTATTCCCAACCCCGAGCGCTGGCACCCTGAAATATGCACTGGTTTGCATACCATGATGGTATTAGCCCAGGCGGTTAAGCTGTCAAATAAAACCAGTGTCCGCTTTGCCTCCCTGTGCCATGATTTAGGCAAAGGGCTGACAGAAGAAGAAACATTACCCAGCCACCCCGGGCATGAAACCAGCGGCTTGCCCCTGGTAGAAGCTGTGTGCCAACGCTTTAAAATTCCCAACGACTGCAAACGCCTGGCATTAAAGGTCTGTGAATTTCACCTGATGTGCCACAAGGCTTTTGAATTTGGCGAGCATACAATATTAAAACTGTTTAACCAGTTAGATACCTGGCGTAAGCCAGATGAGTTTGAAGACTTTCTCCTGAGCTGTGAAGCCGACTATAAAGGACGTTTGGGTTTTGAAGAAAAATCCTACCCCCAGGCCGCCTATTTACGGGCTGCCGCAAAAGCGGCCAGCGCCATTAATGCCAAAGCTTTTGTCGAACAGGGACTTAAAGGGTTAGAAATTAAAAAAGCGATCGATGCAGCCAGGTTAACGGCAATCGGCGAAGTAAAAGTAAAACTCACTCATACGGCACCTGCTCATCCCTAA
- a CDS encoding alpha-glucosidase has translation MKQQPWWRGAVIYQIYPRSFMDANQDGIGDLAGIVDKFPYIKSLGVDAVWVSPFFKSPMKDFGYDISDYREIDPMFGSMADFDRLITVAKESGVKVIIDQVLSHTSDQHAWFQQSRQDKSNDKADWYVWADAKPDGTPPNNWLSIFGGSAWQWEPRREQYYLHNFLTEQPDLNFHNPEVRRHVLDNVEFWLKRGVDGFRLDAINFCFHDQQLRDNPAKASEDRKGRGFSEDNPYAYQYHHYDNTRPENLGFMEDIRALMDKYPGVVSLGEISCEDSLKAMSDYTLGNKRLHMAYSFELLTKDFSPAYIRNTVQTLEANLTDGWPCWAIGNHDVTRVLSRWGQGNTSAQLAKMLNAMLLSLRGSVCTYQGEELGLTEAEIAFEQLQDPYGITFWPNFKGRDGCRTPMPWFEHQVNGGFSAGEQTWLPVPQEHRACAVDRQQQAQDSLLSAYRQFVRWRKAHPELLYGDIEFIDAPDDILAFIRRDQDRALLCCFNFADRTSLMPLMSGMNLSALEGHGFQSLSQDNETLVLAPHQAVFARLV, from the coding sequence ATGAAACAACAACCCTGGTGGCGTGGCGCCGTTATTTATCAAATTTATCCCCGCAGCTTTATGGATGCTAATCAGGACGGAATAGGAGATCTGGCCGGTATTGTTGATAAATTCCCGTATATCAAAAGTTTGGGCGTGGATGCGGTTTGGGTGTCGCCCTTTTTTAAATCGCCGATGAAAGATTTTGGCTATGATATCAGCGATTATCGGGAAATTGATCCCATGTTCGGCTCTATGGCAGATTTTGACCGTTTAATTACCGTGGCCAAAGAGTCAGGGGTGAAAGTGATCATCGACCAGGTGCTCAGCCATACCTCAGATCAGCATGCCTGGTTCCAGCAAAGCCGCCAGGATAAAAGCAATGATAAGGCCGACTGGTATGTATGGGCGGACGCCAAGCCCGACGGTACGCCGCCGAATAACTGGTTATCTATTTTCGGCGGCAGTGCCTGGCAGTGGGAGCCGCGCAGAGAGCAGTATTACCTGCATAACTTTTTAACCGAACAGCCTGATTTGAATTTCCATAATCCCGAGGTGCGTCGCCACGTGCTCGATAATGTCGAGTTTTGGCTTAAGCGCGGGGTCGACGGTTTCCGTCTCGATGCCATCAACTTCTGTTTCCATGATCAGCAGTTACGGGATAACCCCGCCAAGGCCAGTGAAGACAGAAAAGGGCGGGGTTTTAGCGAAGATAACCCTTACGCCTATCAATATCACCATTATGATAATACCCGGCCGGAAAACCTTGGTTTTATGGAAGATATCCGCGCTTTGATGGACAAATATCCCGGCGTGGTGTCGCTGGGAGAAATTTCCTGCGAAGACTCCCTCAAAGCCATGTCCGACTATACCCTGGGCAATAAGCGCTTGCATATGGCTTACAGCTTTGAGCTGCTAACCAAAGATTTCAGTCCGGCCTATATCCGCAACACGGTACAAACCCTGGAAGCAAACTTAACCGACGGCTGGCCTTGCTGGGCGATAGGCAATCACGACGTTACCCGGGTATTGAGCCGCTGGGGTCAAGGCAATACCAGTGCGCAACTGGCGAAAATGCTCAATGCCATGTTGTTATCCCTGCGCGGCAGTGTCTGTACCTATCAGGGGGAAGAGCTTGGCCTGACGGAGGCGGAAATTGCGTTTGAGCAGTTGCAGGATCCTTACGGCATAACTTTCTGGCCCAATTTTAAAGGACGCGACGGTTGCCGTACCCCTATGCCCTGGTTTGAACACCAGGTAAATGGCGGTTTTTCGGCGGGGGAGCAAACCTGGTTGCCTGTACCGCAAGAGCACAGAGCCTGTGCCGTTGATCGTCAGCAGCAAGCGCAAGACTCGTTATTGTCGGCCTACCGGCAATTTGTCCGCTGGCGTAAAGCACATCCCGAGCTGTTATACGGTGATATTGAATTTATTGACGCGCCTGATGATATCTTAGCTTTTATTCGTCGTGATCAGGACAGGGCCCTGCTTTGCTGTTTTAATTTTGCTGACCGCACAAGCTTGATGCCGCTAATGTCCGGGATGAATTTGTCTGCTCTTGAAGGGCACGGATTCCAGTCGTTAAGCCAGGATAACGAAACCCTGGTGTTAGCCCCGCATCAGGCGGTATTTGCTCGCCTGGTCTAA
- the leuD gene encoding 3-isopropylmalate dehydratase small subunit: MEKFTRHQGLVVPLDIANVDTDQVIPKQFLQKTERVGFGQHLFHDWRYLDGAGTQDNPEFILNEARYKGASILLARENFGCGSSREHAPWALQEYGFKVIIAPSFADIFYANCINIGILPVKLNDEEINQLFAATAEAEIEINVDLANNHISFGDSRFDFSLDSFQQYCLEQGIDSVGWTLNKLDKIEAFEDKMPAWQ, encoded by the coding sequence ATGGAAAAATTTACCCGACATCAAGGTTTGGTTGTGCCTTTGGATATTGCCAATGTCGATACCGACCAAGTCATTCCCAAGCAGTTTTTACAAAAAACCGAACGTGTTGGTTTTGGCCAGCATTTATTCCACGACTGGCGTTACCTCGACGGCGCAGGTACTCAAGATAACCCGGAGTTCATTTTAAATGAAGCCAGATATAAAGGTGCCTCGATCTTGCTGGCGCGGGAGAATTTCGGTTGCGGTTCCAGCCGCGAGCATGCCCCCTGGGCTTTGCAGGAGTACGGCTTTAAAGTCATTATCGCACCGAGCTTTGCCGATATTTTTTATGCCAACTGCATCAATATCGGCATCTTGCCAGTCAAACTCAACGACGAAGAAATCAACCAGTTGTTTGCAGCCACTGCAGAAGCGGAGATTGAGATAAATGTCGACCTGGCCAACAACCATATCAGCTTTGGCGATAGCCGCTTTGATTTTAGCCTGGACAGCTTCCAGCAATATTGCTTAGAACAAGGCATTGACAGTGTCGGCTGGACCCTAAACAAGTTGGATAAGATTGAAGCATTTGAAGATAAAATGCCCGCCTGGCAATAG
- a CDS encoding ExeA family protein, translated as MYTGYFGLKEIPFSIAPNPHYLFMSVRHREALAHLTYGLGETGGFVLLTGEVGTGKTTVSRCLLDQLPENTQAAFILNPTLSSQELLATICDELKIRYRKTGATLKTLTDKIQEKLLKNHQAGLNTILIIDEAQHLKAEVLEQLRLLTNLETHTKKLLQVILIGQPELQQLLQRRDLRQLAQRITARYHLLPLNREEVAQYIQHRLSIAECQQPLFNRRAITTIHQLSKGIPRLINLLCDRALLGAYGENKQVVDKKLVLGASVEALGAELSKQSWWQKSSTKFALAGGLIALTLTLGFVVGNYQEQTQVQQQVPSLLADKANEQAETAEVADKAETAPEINWPLVIDSSRSLPQAVRHMFSLWRLQVEEELSEPCQVANSYELSCYWFKGTLPALLKLNYPAVFKFIDVNGVAFYGTLLGSSQSNPLEKQAYRFQFNQQQQTVDKAWLERYWQGGAVVFWQPPKNAFFEPVTVINEQSSLASIQWLENKLSEKQQRPARDVQAMDAMLKNQLRQYQRQNGIDSSSGAREQTLMLLTNTVDQGQPIFK; from the coding sequence ATGTACACAGGATATTTTGGTTTAAAGGAAATTCCCTTTTCAATAGCGCCCAACCCTCATTATCTCTTTATGAGTGTTCGCCACCGTGAAGCCCTGGCCCATTTAACTTATGGTTTAGGTGAAACCGGCGGTTTTGTGCTGCTCACCGGGGAAGTGGGTACGGGGAAAACCACCGTCAGTCGTTGCTTGTTGGATCAGTTGCCGGAAAATACCCAGGCGGCCTTTATTTTAAATCCGACCTTATCGAGTCAGGAATTGCTGGCGACTATTTGTGATGAGCTGAAAATCCGCTATCGTAAAACCGGTGCGACCTTAAAAACCCTGACCGATAAGATTCAGGAAAAATTGCTGAAAAACCATCAGGCGGGATTAAATACCATCTTGATCATAGATGAAGCTCAGCACCTGAAGGCAGAAGTACTGGAGCAGTTAAGGCTGTTAACCAATCTGGAAACCCATACCAAAAAACTGTTGCAGGTGATCCTGATTGGCCAGCCTGAATTGCAGCAATTATTACAAAGACGCGATTTGAGGCAGCTGGCACAACGTATTACTGCGCGATATCACTTGCTGCCCCTTAACCGGGAAGAAGTGGCGCAATATATTCAGCACAGATTATCGATTGCCGAGTGTCAGCAGCCCTTGTTTAACCGCCGGGCAATTACCACCATACATCAGCTGTCCAAGGGCATTCCCAGGCTGATTAATCTGTTATGCGACCGGGCGCTGCTTGGCGCCTACGGCGAAAATAAGCAAGTCGTGGATAAAAAGCTGGTGCTGGGGGCATCGGTTGAAGCCCTCGGCGCTGAGCTGAGCAAACAGTCCTGGTGGCAAAAAAGCAGCACAAAATTCGCCCTGGCGGGTGGATTGATAGCACTGACCCTAACACTGGGTTTTGTGGTTGGTAATTATCAAGAGCAAACACAGGTGCAACAACAAGTACCGTCCCTTTTAGCCGATAAGGCAAATGAACAGGCAGAAACGGCAGAAGTTGCAGATAAAGCAGAGACTGCTCCTGAAATAAACTGGCCTTTAGTGATAGACTCCAGCAGGAGTTTACCGCAAGCTGTCAGGCATATGTTCAGCCTGTGGCGTTTGCAGGTGGAAGAGGAGCTGAGCGAACCCTGTCAGGTGGCAAACAGCTATGAGTTAAGCTGCTACTGGTTTAAAGGCACTTTGCCGGCATTATTGAAGTTGAATTATCCGGCGGTGTTTAAGTTTATCGATGTAAACGGTGTTGCCTTTTACGGCACCTTGCTCGGTAGTTCTCAATCAAACCCGCTCGAAAAGCAAGCTTACCGTTTCCAGTTTAATCAACAACAGCAAACCGTAGACAAGGCCTGGCTTGAACGTTATTGGCAGGGGGGGGCAGTAGTCTTCTGGCAACCCCCTAAAAATGCTTTTTTTGAGCCGGTGACGGTTATAAACGAGCAAAGTTCGTTGGCATCAATCCAATGGCTGGAAAATAAGTTAAGCGAAAAACAGCAACGACCGGCAAGAGACGTTCAGGCAATGGATGCGATGTTAAAAAACCAGTTGCGCCAGTACCAGCGGCAAAACGGGATTGACAGCAGTAGCGGGGCCAGGGAGCAAACCCTGATGTTATTAACCAATACCGTAGACCAGGGCCAGCCCATTTTTAAATAA
- a CDS encoding YbaN family protein — protein MYRLIHLFLGFTFLLIGAIGVILPLLPTTPFIILAAYCFSKSSKKFHLYLLNHRLFGGMLRDWESYGIIPFKVKCLSTAMMLVMISYPIFFLGLAWWTKLLVLLTVIVALTYIWSRPSRINAKEGEAVLKQDKQANEA, from the coding sequence ATGTACCGACTTATTCATCTTTTTCTGGGTTTTACCTTTTTATTGATCGGCGCCATCGGAGTCATATTGCCGTTATTACCCACCACTCCCTTTATTATCCTGGCCGCCTATTGTTTTTCCAAAAGCTCAAAAAAGTTTCACCTCTATCTGCTTAATCACCGCCTGTTCGGCGGCATGCTGCGCGACTGGGAAAGCTACGGCATTATCCCGTTTAAGGTAAAGTGCCTGTCTACGGCTATGATGCTGGTCATGATTTCCTATCCAATATTTTTTCTCGGCCTTGCCTGGTGGACCAAACTCTTGGTACTGCTCACCGTGATAGTCGCCTTAACTTATATCTGGAGCAGGCCGTCACGCATTAACGCCAAAGAAGGAGAGGCGGTTTTAAAGCAAGACAAGCAGGCCAACGAAGCTTAA